A segment of the Mycobacterium intracellulare ATCC 13950 genome:
CCGCCTGCAAGAGGTGTGGATGGGCCGGCAGATCGCCGAGGTGAAGTCGAAGTTGCAGCGCATGTCGCCGATCGAACAGGGCGACGAGTATCACGCGTTGTTCGGCGACCTGGTAGCGATGGAGGCCTACCGGCGCAGCCTGCTGGAGCAGGCTAGCGGCGACGAGTAGAGGTCTCGAGCTCCTCGTCGGGCAGCGGCTCGACGTCGCGTTCCATGATGGCGGTTTGGTCGTCGATCTGCGCCAGCGTGACAAAGCCGGCGTCCGGGGAGATCCGGTTCGCGATCTTGCGGCGTCCCCCCTCGATCATCGACTTGGCCACCGGGCTGCTGGTCAGCGCTCGATAGGTGCCGACGATCTGCTCGTATCGCCGACGACCGGCTTTCGAGCCCAGCACGTAACCCAGTCCCAGCACCACGACATACCGGATCAAAGCGTTCCTCCCGACTATCGATGGCTCCATCCTGCCTCACCGGGTGGGGTGCGTGCGCGGTCGACCGGGTGAGACGGTGGCGACCCGCGCCAGTTGGGCGCGGTCGTGCCAGTACGCTAGAGTCGTCCCGCGATCGGGTTAGTCCCCTGTAGCTCAATTGGCAGAGCATTCGGCTGTTAACCGAAGGGTTCCTGGTTCGAGTCCAGGCGGGGGAGCAGCAAAATTCAGCGGGCCGCCCGGCCGTCACTGCCCGCTCGCGATACCGGCCGGATTTCCCGCCCATCCCGGCGTCGGCGACAAACCCAGATGCTCGCGCAGCGTGTGGCCGCGGTACTCGGTGCGGAAGCTGCCGCGCTCCTGCAGCAGCGGGACCACCTTGTCGACGAACTCGTCGAGGCCGTGCGGCGTCAGGTGCGGCACCAGGATGAAGCCGTCGCAGGCGTCCGACTGCACGTAGCGGTCGATCTCGGCGGCCACCTGCTGCGGCGTTCCGACGAACTGCTGGCGGCTGGTCACCTCGATGATCAGCTCCCGGATCGAGAGGTTTTCGGCCTCCGCTCGCGCCCGCCAGGTTTGGGCGACCGTCGTGGGATCGCCGTGCCGGACGCGTCCCCTCGTGATGTTCGGGTTCTCGACGGGGTCGACGTCGGGCAGGGGTCCGTCGGGATCGTAGGCCGACAGGTCCACGCCCCACACCTGCTCGAGAAACGCGATCGCGGTCGGACCGCTGACCTGCTGCTCGCGGATGTGGCGCGCGTTGTCCTGCGCCTCGTCGGGGGTGTCTCCCAGCGCGAACGTCGCGCCGGGCAGGACCTTGAGCTGGTCGGGGTCGCGCCCGTGGGCGGCGGCGCGGCCCTTCACGTCGGCGTAGTAGCGCTGCCCCGCCTCGAGCGAACCGTGCAGCGTGAACAGGGCGTCGGCGTGCCTGGCGCCGAAGTCGCGGCCGTCGCTGGAGTCACCGGCCTGCAACAGCACGGGGTGGCCTTGCGGCCCGGCGGGCAGCGCG
Coding sequences within it:
- a CDS encoding NtaA/DmoA family FMN-dependent monooxygenase (This protein belongs to a clade of FMN-dependent monooxygenases, within a broader family of flavin-dependent oxidoreductases, the luciferase-like monooxygenase (LMM) family, some of whose members use coenzyme F420 rather than FMN.), with the translated sequence MTVRDAGQRKQIHLGAHFPGVNNTTVWSDPSAGSQIAFESFVHLAQTAERGLFDFFFLAEGLRLREHRGKIHDLDVVGRPDTFTVLAALAAVTDRLGLAGTINTTFNEPFEVARQFATLDHLSDGRAAWNMVTSSDAFTGENFRRGGFLAHADRYHRAEEFIRVARKFWDSWAPDAVIADVDAGTYADPTRIHVVDHFGPQFGVHGVAALPAGPQGHPVLLQAGDSSDGRDFGARHADALFTLHGSLEAGQRYYADVKGRAAAHGRDPDQLKVLPGATFALGDTPDEAQDNARHIREQQVSGPTAIAFLEQVWGVDLSAYDPDGPLPDVDPVENPNITRGRVRHGDPTTVAQTWRARAEAENLSIRELIIEVTSRQQFVGTPQQVAAEIDRYVQSDACDGFILVPHLTPHGLDEFVDKVVPLLQERGSFRTEYRGHTLREHLGLSPTPGWAGNPAGIASGQ